Proteins encoded together in one Ipomoea triloba cultivar NCNSP0323 chromosome 4, ASM357664v1 window:
- the LOC116015935 gene encoding uncharacterized protein LOC116015935, producing MPFGGKIVVLGGDFRQILPVIPKGTRQDIVGATINSSYLWRYCKVFRLTKHLRLTAIQAAEERQQTDKFAKWIADIGDGYTDDPIAAIVENTFPNYETACTDSQFLLSRAILAPTLDVVDNINDYMNEMNKGDSKTYVSCDTVGKAYDSGDTLGDLHTPEFLNGLRHVGLFWAIEVGGLLLCN from the exons ATGCCGTTTGGGGGAAAAATAGTTGTTCTTGGTGGAGATTTCAGGCAAATCCTACCAGTTATTCCAAAGGGCACAAGACAAGATATAGTTGGGGCAACAATCAACTCTTCGTATTTATGGAGGTACTGCAAAGTTTTTAGGCTGACAAAACATCTACGTCTTACAGCAATTCAAGCAGCTGAAGAACGACAACAAACTGACAAATTTGCAAAGTGGATTGCTGATATTGGTGACGGA TATACTGATGATCCTATTGCTGCAATTGTTGAAAACACATTTCCTAATTATGAAACTGCATGCACTGACTCTCAATTCCTACTTAGCCGTGCAATTTTGGCTCCAACTTTGGATGTGGTAGATAACATCAACGATTATATGAATGAAATGAACAAGGGAGATTCCAAAACATATGTCAGTTGTGATACAGTGGGTAAAGCATATGATTCAGGAGATACGCTGGGAGATTTGCATACACCTGAGTTCCTCAATGGCTTACG